The Halococcus sediminicola genome has a segment encoding these proteins:
- a CDS encoding DUF5797 family protein → MALSEEARERLADVVALQPTKNGELEERWGMDSGSEVHQYLEGELKAFYYRDEDSLICATADAADLVGADTDSDGPRTVTVPELQAQVFTVVADEDERAESVVSVLHKLRDTHDIDPAPEDVRSALRGLARRGVVEVIQKTVPTFRLAVERESVVVESLDE, encoded by the coding sequence ATGGCCCTCTCCGAGGAGGCACGGGAACGGCTCGCCGACGTGGTGGCTCTCCAGCCGACGAAGAACGGCGAACTCGAGGAGCGCTGGGGGATGGACAGCGGCAGCGAGGTCCACCAGTACCTCGAAGGCGAACTCAAGGCGTTCTACTACCGCGACGAGGACAGTCTGATCTGCGCGACCGCCGACGCCGCCGACCTCGTGGGGGCCGACACCGACAGCGACGGCCCGCGAACGGTGACGGTTCCCGAACTCCAGGCGCAGGTCTTCACGGTCGTCGCCGACGAGGACGAACGCGCCGAGAGCGTCGTCTCGGTCCTCCACAAACTGCGTGACACACACGACATCGACCCCGCGCCCGAGGACGTGCGCTCGGCGCTGCGCGGGCTCGCCCGCCGCGGCGTCGTCGAGGTCATCCAGAAAACGGTGCCGACCTTCCGGCTGGCCGTCGAGCGCGAGAGCGTGGTCGTCGAGTCACTCGACGAGTAG
- a CDS encoding AAA family ATPase: MTDANAGTDAGRPTTAATDRPRLSVEEAGDLARTVIGNTEEVIVGSHDAIEHIVTAMLARGHVLLEDVPGVGKTMLARAVARSFECSFSRVQFTPDLLPSDVTGVSVFNQKTREFEFRSGPVFANVVLGDEINRAPPKTQSALLEAMEESQVTVDGTTHALDDPFTVIATQNAVERNRTYELPIAEVDRFMKRLELGYPAPDDESAMLEEVVGTHPIETLEPVATLDQLRAARATVAEITVEAPVREYVTGLANHTRERAQLGVSPRGSLALLRAGQARAALDGRSYVLPDDVQREAVVTLAHRVRPVANTEQTGEDVIRAALSAVRVG; the protein is encoded by the coding sequence ATGACGGATGCGAACGCCGGCACCGACGCCGGGCGGCCCACGACCGCCGCGACCGACCGGCCCCGCCTCTCCGTCGAGGAGGCCGGCGACCTCGCTCGGACCGTCATCGGGAACACCGAGGAGGTCATCGTCGGCAGCCACGACGCCATCGAGCACATCGTGACGGCGATGCTCGCGCGCGGACACGTCCTGCTCGAAGACGTTCCTGGGGTTGGGAAGACGATGCTCGCGCGCGCGGTCGCGCGCTCGTTCGAGTGTTCGTTCTCTCGCGTGCAGTTCACGCCCGACCTCTTGCCGTCGGACGTGACCGGGGTGAGCGTCTTCAACCAAAAGACCCGGGAGTTCGAGTTCCGCTCCGGTCCCGTCTTCGCCAACGTCGTGCTCGGCGACGAGATCAATCGCGCCCCACCGAAGACCCAGAGCGCGCTCCTCGAAGCGATGGAGGAGAGCCAAGTCACCGTCGACGGGACGACGCACGCACTCGACGACCCCTTCACCGTGATCGCGACCCAGAACGCCGTCGAGCGCAATCGCACCTACGAACTCCCGATCGCCGAGGTCGACCGGTTCATGAAACGCCTCGAACTCGGCTATCCCGCGCCGGACGACGAGTCGGCGATGCTCGAGGAGGTGGTGGGAACCCACCCGATCGAGACGCTCGAACCGGTCGCCACGCTCGACCAACTCCGGGCCGCACGCGCGACCGTCGCCGAGATCACCGTCGAGGCTCCGGTACGGGAGTACGTCACCGGACTCGCGAATCATACCCGCGAGCGCGCCCAACTCGGGGTGAGTCCGCGCGGCTCGCTCGCCCTGCTCCGTGCCGGACAGGCACGCGCCGCCCTCGACGGCCGGAGCTACGTGCTTCCCGACGACGTCCAGCGCGAGGCGGTGGTGACGCTCGCCCATCGCGTGCGCCCGGTCGCGAACACCGAACAGACGGGTGAGGACGTGATTCGGGCGGCGCTGTCGGCGGTTCGAGTCGGATGA
- a CDS encoding DUF58 domain-containing protein, whose amino-acid sequence MRPTRRALGLVALSALALWLAARFGARSLNALVVPALVALVGAAAQLLVADRPAVRRRQPAAGFPGDVRDVELTVETDDPLTARIDEQVGDGLRSSFESTTLSVPTTVEYEVELEARGEHRLGPLALTVTDVFGLLSKTFEYPKRTPVLVYPPIEDLASGGVLGGPVEHTDQRERFDELREYVPGDSLRDVHWKSSAKRDDLVVMEFDGTRELTGVSIAAEATAGHADAMASAAASVAVSLLDAGLAVSLYYPDGEIERAGGEPQRERVLSALARTGAGRVGRAADVRVLADDRGTRLTVEDRELPFEHVVGGSSAVADGGATGGVRS is encoded by the coding sequence ATGAGACCGACGCGCCGTGCGCTCGGGCTCGTCGCGCTCTCCGCGCTCGCGCTCTGGCTCGCCGCCCGCTTCGGCGCGCGCTCGCTGAACGCGCTCGTCGTCCCGGCGCTCGTCGCGCTCGTCGGAGCCGCCGCCCAACTGCTCGTCGCCGACCGTCCCGCCGTCAGGCGACGCCAACCCGCTGCCGGCTTCCCCGGCGACGTCCGAGACGTCGAACTCACCGTCGAGACCGACGACCCGCTCACCGCACGCATCGACGAGCAGGTCGGTGATGGACTCCGCTCCTCGTTCGAGTCGACGACGCTGAGCGTTCCCACGACGGTCGAATACGAAGTCGAACTCGAAGCTCGCGGCGAACACCGACTCGGCCCGCTCGCGCTCACGGTGACGGACGTGTTCGGACTGCTCTCCAAGACCTTCGAGTACCCGAAACGCACGCCCGTGCTCGTCTATCCCCCGATCGAGGACCTCGCAAGTGGGGGCGTTCTCGGCGGTCCCGTCGAACACACCGACCAGCGCGAGCGCTTCGACGAACTCCGCGAGTACGTCCCCGGCGACAGCCTTCGGGACGTGCACTGGAAGTCGAGCGCGAAGCGCGACGACCTCGTGGTGATGGAGTTCGACGGCACACGCGAACTCACTGGAGTGAGTATCGCCGCCGAAGCGACCGCCGGCCACGCCGACGCGATGGCGAGCGCGGCCGCGAGCGTCGCCGTCTCGCTGCTCGATGCCGGTCTCGCCGTTTCGTTGTACTACCCGGACGGTGAAATCGAGCGCGCCGGCGGCGAACCACAGCGCGAGCGGGTGCTGAGCGCGCTCGCGCGGACGGGGGCGGGCCGCGTCGGGCGCGCGGCCGACGTCCGCGTGCTCGCCGACGACCGCGGTACGCGACTCACCGTCGAGGACCGTGAGTTACCGTTCGAGCACGTGGTCGGGGGATCGAGCGCCGTGGCCGACGGCGGCGCGACCGGCGGGGTGCGGTCGTGA
- a CDS encoding transglutaminaseTgpA domain-containing protein, producing the protein MSTVRRSWVGDGSRRALALGAAALLMASYLSVLGHVTDVAGGTDRLTLFVAGSLLAATLLARFLPAFLAPVLAAGLLTVGLWSYVQAVPNGELLLQSFDVVRADVTALLTGLSILRIAEAGVWAVGFAPAPTFLTWYLALRRRYVASALVGGVALSFFVLTGDAGPVVVLVGAVGAAGVIGFGDLERHGGSVGQAETLVVVLAAMVVLAPLVSVVPGGAADPLESSGGGGTESIEAGLLAGDDEVSVQGSISLSPKVRFTVESSRGDYWRVASYDRYTGQGWVRTGDDRPYNGSLAGPPGDATRLTQNYTVETPLSIMPAAWKPTGLSGAPAENARVSALDGLQPGGRLDNGTTYTVESQRPNWTADELRAAEQDYPEGLRSRYTQLPESTPERVTRRTDRLTANAESPYETARTIERWLEGSKNYSLNVSRPDGTIADSYLFEMSAGYCTYYATTMATMLRTQGIPARFVTGYTPGQRVSPDERVVRGLDSHAWVEVYFPETGWVRFDPTPAGPRSAVERSNLENARAGNESNVDTNRSAGDEWTPTPEPTSADESDGATGANASESADARGVERLAEQEGAEATNDSTTTPAGGSSAGGSPADESPSLPELPSPSREQVAFALVALAGLVAGARRLGLDERCYRALWLRYWPSGSPTATVEGAFERLEYLLADEHRPRRNGETPREYLAAIGADERARRVGEIFERAHYGGTVSEADADEARALVERLRAERTPVIGRFRRSRERGPDSI; encoded by the coding sequence GTGAGCACGGTGCGTCGGTCGTGGGTCGGCGACGGCTCGCGGCGCGCGCTCGCCCTCGGCGCGGCGGCGCTGCTGATGGCGTCGTATCTCTCGGTACTCGGACACGTCACGGACGTCGCCGGCGGCACCGACAGACTAACCCTGTTCGTCGCCGGCAGCCTGCTCGCGGCGACGCTGCTGGCGCGCTTCCTGCCGGCGTTCCTTGCGCCCGTCCTCGCCGCCGGATTGCTCACGGTCGGTCTCTGGAGCTACGTGCAGGCGGTGCCGAACGGCGAACTACTCCTCCAGTCGTTCGACGTCGTGCGTGCGGACGTGACCGCGCTCTTGACCGGGCTTTCGATACTCCGCATCGCGGAGGCGGGTGTCTGGGCGGTCGGCTTCGCGCCCGCGCCGACGTTCCTGACGTGGTATCTCGCACTCCGGCGGCGCTACGTGGCCAGCGCGCTCGTCGGCGGTGTGGCACTCTCGTTTTTCGTCCTCACCGGCGATGCGGGTCCGGTGGTGGTGCTCGTCGGCGCGGTCGGGGCCGCCGGTGTGATCGGTTTCGGCGACCTCGAACGCCACGGGGGGTCCGTCGGACAGGCCGAGACGCTCGTCGTCGTGCTCGCGGCGATGGTCGTGCTCGCGCCGCTCGTGAGCGTCGTCCCCGGCGGTGCCGCCGACCCGCTCGAATCCTCGGGCGGCGGCGGTACCGAGTCCATCGAGGCGGGACTGCTCGCGGGCGACGACGAGGTGAGTGTGCAAGGATCGATATCGCTCTCGCCGAAAGTCAGGTTCACCGTCGAGAGCAGCCGTGGCGACTACTGGCGTGTGGCGAGCTACGACCGCTACACCGGACAGGGATGGGTCAGAACCGGCGACGACCGGCCGTACAACGGCTCGCTCGCCGGCCCGCCCGGCGACGCGACACGGCTCACCCAGAACTACACGGTCGAGACGCCACTTTCGATCATGCCCGCCGCGTGGAAACCCACCGGCCTCTCGGGTGCCCCGGCCGAGAACGCCCGCGTGAGCGCGCTCGACGGTCTCCAGCCCGGCGGTCGGTTGGACAACGGGACGACCTACACCGTCGAGAGCCAGCGTCCGAACTGGACGGCCGACGAACTGCGCGCGGCCGAGCAGGACTATCCCGAGGGTCTTCGGAGCCGGTACACACAGTTGCCCGAGAGCACGCCCGAGCGCGTCACACGCCGGACAGACCGACTCACCGCGAACGCTGAAAGCCCCTACGAGACGGCGCGGACCATCGAGCGCTGGCTCGAAGGCTCGAAGAACTACTCGCTCAACGTCAGCCGGCCCGACGGAACCATCGCCGACTCGTATCTCTTCGAGATGAGCGCGGGCTACTGCACCTACTACGCGACGACGATGGCGACGATGTTGCGAACTCAAGGTATTCCGGCGCGGTTCGTGACGGGCTATACGCCGGGACAGCGCGTTTCGCCCGACGAGCGGGTGGTCCGCGGTCTCGACAGCCACGCGTGGGTCGAGGTGTACTTCCCCGAGACCGGCTGGGTGCGCTTCGACCCGACGCCGGCCGGACCCCGATCGGCCGTCGAGCGGAGCAACCTCGAAAACGCACGTGCGGGCAACGAATCGAACGTCGACACCAACCGATCGGCGGGCGACGAGTGGACGCCGACGCCCGAACCGACGTCCGCCGACGAAAGCGACGGTGCGACAGGGGCGAACGCCAGCGAATCGGCCGACGCCCGCGGCGTCGAACGACTCGCCGAACAGGAGGGTGCCGAGGCCACGAACGACTCCACGACGACGCCGGCTGGAGGGTCGAGTGCGGGCGGATCGCCGGCCGACGAATCGCCCTCGCTTCCGGAACTCCCGTCACCCTCGCGCGAGCAGGTGGCGTTCGCGCTCGTCGCGCTCGCCGGTCTCGTGGCGGGCGCACGCCGGCTCGGGCTTGACGAACGGTGCTACCGCGCGCTCTGGCTGCGCTACTGGCCGAGCGGGTCGCCGACCGCGACGGTCGAGGGAGCGTTCGAGCGTCTCGAATACCTGCTCGCCGACGAGCACCGTCCCCGACGGAACGGCGAAACCCCGCGGGAGTATCTCGCCGCCATCGGAGCCGACGAGCGCGCCCGACGAGTCGGCGAAATCTTCGAGCGCGCCCACTACGGCGGCACGGTGAGCGAGGCGGACGCCGACGAGGCGCGGGCGCTGGTCGAGAGGCTTCGTGCCGAGCGCACCCCCGTCATCGGCCGCTTTCGGCGTTCGCGCGAGCGTGGTCCCGACAGTATTTAA